One Nonomuraea angiospora DNA segment encodes these proteins:
- a CDS encoding alpha/beta fold hydrolase, which yields MTTTRTLAIPGGRLSYEVRGAGPVLVITGAPMAGADFVPLAEAMAGDYTVVTHDPRGISGSVLDDPAQDSTPELRADDLALLLDALGAESADVFGSSGGAVTGLALVARHPARVRTLVAHEPPSLELLPDAADQRAATEDIIATYHRDGVWAAFAKFMATAGFDQGDEGAPAGPPGEPTEQMLADSARFFAHELRGTTRYVPDVAALKAAPARVVVGIGDESGGLVTYRTSVALAELLGTTPTEFPGDHGGFIGRTEEFAAVLRKVLAG from the coding sequence ATGACGACCACGCGCACCCTCGCCATCCCGGGTGGACGCCTGAGCTACGAGGTCCGCGGCGCCGGCCCGGTGCTGGTGATCACCGGGGCGCCGATGGCCGGGGCCGACTTCGTGCCGCTGGCCGAGGCGATGGCGGGCGACTACACGGTGGTCACCCACGACCCTCGGGGCATCTCGGGCAGCGTGCTCGACGACCCCGCCCAGGACTCCACCCCCGAGCTGCGGGCCGACGACCTGGCCCTGCTCCTGGACGCCCTGGGCGCCGAGAGCGCCGACGTGTTCGGCAGCAGCGGCGGCGCGGTGACCGGCCTGGCGCTGGTGGCCCGGCACCCCGCCCGGGTCCGTACACTCGTCGCGCACGAGCCGCCCTCGCTGGAGCTGCTCCCCGACGCCGCCGACCAGCGCGCCGCGACCGAGGACATCATCGCGACCTACCACCGGGACGGCGTCTGGGCGGCTTTCGCCAAGTTCATGGCCACCGCCGGGTTCGACCAGGGCGACGAGGGCGCCCCGGCCGGGCCTCCCGGGGAGCCGACAGAGCAGATGCTGGCCGACAGCGCGCGCTTCTTCGCCCATGAGCTGCGCGGCACCACCCGCTACGTGCCCGACGTCGCCGCGCTGAAGGCCGCCCCGGCCCGCGTCGTGGTGGGCATCGGTGACGAGTCGGGCGGGCTGGTCACCTACCGGACCTCCGTGGCGCTGGCCGAGCTGCTGGGCACGACTCCGACGGAGTTCCCCGGCGACCACGGCGGCTTCATCGGCAGGACCGAGGAGTTCGCCGCGGTGCTGCGCAAGGTGCTCGCCGGCTGA
- a CDS encoding ATP-binding protein: protein MTTLRSARRSRMQYVWPLREDVRTVAHARAIIREELSALSLCSDLVDDAVLMVSELVTNALMYGDGPYELALHIDAKEIMCVVVDSSPLLPEPAPPDVRAEHGRGLRIIARLSDGFYGCHPQRYVTHPELVGKATWFALPRGGAPGNVVPIRAGT, encoded by the coding sequence ATGACCACGCTGCGATCAGCTCGTCGGAGCCGGATGCAGTACGTGTGGCCGCTGCGGGAGGACGTCCGGACGGTCGCCCACGCGAGGGCGATCATTCGCGAAGAATTGTCGGCGCTCTCCCTTTGTTCGGATCTCGTTGACGACGCCGTCCTCATGGTGAGCGAATTGGTCACCAATGCCCTGATGTACGGTGACGGCCCGTACGAACTGGCCCTGCACATCGACGCGAAAGAGATCATGTGCGTGGTCGTGGACAGCAGTCCGCTGCTTCCTGAGCCCGCCCCGCCGGACGTGCGGGCCGAGCACGGGCGGGGGCTGCGGATCATCGCCAGGCTCTCCGACGGGTTCTACGGCTGCCATCCCCAGCGCTACGTCACCCACCCCGAGCTCGTCGGCAAGGCCACCTGGTTCGCGCTGCCGCGCGGCGGGGCGCCCGGCAACGTGGTGCCGATCCGGGCCGGGACCTAA
- a CDS encoding xanthine dehydrogenase family protein molybdopterin-binding subunit, whose protein sequence is MGEPYVGARTPRREDARLLTGRGRYVGSVRLPGTVHAYVVRSPIAHGRLLGCDAKAAWAVEGVLDVITPQDAPDLRLPCVHLSPGQRLQSYRVLDDAIRYAGQPLALVVARTPEAARDAAELVDLSLDELPAVVGTEPAMRDGAPLLYPEWGTNVLTDFMMGDEDCAAFVEGAAHVVELTFTMGRVSPHPMEPRGVVASYADDELTVHISSQAPHQVREHLAEAFGLSHDRVRVISRDTGGGFGGKEHVYPDEALVCLASMRLGRPVSWSESPGDRLVATLPSRAAVHRARLALDGDGRFVAMYVDLVGDLGAHPSNVGASTFAVTATLLPGPYRFDRVAVRVRGVVTNTTPTGSYRGFGQPEGSLTRERLIDEAARRLGIDRVELRLRNMLGPAELPYTNRVYQRYDSGDYPNALRTLRDLITPVEKADGRRRGIGYSCHVETTGMGPSKEFRDTGIQAGGYETVFLRMEQDASVVVSSGVVSIGQGIETALAQLAADRVGVPIERVRVVLGDTAATPYSSVGSIASRSLVVGGGALTRAAERLRGKLVALAAHRLEAAPGDLEIADGAVRVKGDPAASLTLRELATSAWRGWDLPDGVEPGLEERVSYDPDAYTFAYGAHAAAVAVDPETGAVEVERYWVVNDAGVLVNPAVVEGQIRGGVVQGIGQALTEEIVYTPEGQPITDYFLPTTREVPDIEVVMLETPSPLTPGGMKGVGESGTIGPPAAIANAVAAALPEIAGRITDVPLTPYALWSLLAGVAETS, encoded by the coding sequence ATGGGTGAGCCTTATGTCGGCGCCAGGACGCCGCGGCGGGAAGACGCCAGGTTGCTGACCGGTCGAGGCAGGTACGTCGGGTCGGTGCGGCTGCCGGGAACGGTCCACGCCTACGTGGTCCGCAGCCCCATCGCCCACGGGCGGCTGCTCGGCTGCGACGCCAAGGCGGCCTGGGCGGTCGAGGGCGTGCTCGACGTCATCACCCCCCAAGACGCCCCCGACCTGCGCCTGCCCTGCGTCCACCTGTCCCCGGGCCAGCGGCTGCAGTCCTATCGGGTGCTGGACGACGCCATCAGGTACGCGGGCCAGCCGCTCGCGCTCGTCGTCGCCCGCACCCCCGAGGCCGCCAGGGACGCCGCCGAGCTCGTCGATCTCTCGCTGGACGAGCTCCCGGCGGTGGTCGGGACGGAGCCGGCGATGCGGGACGGAGCCCCGCTGCTGTACCCGGAGTGGGGCACGAACGTGCTCACCGACTTCATGATGGGTGACGAGGACTGCGCCGCCTTCGTCGAGGGGGCCGCGCACGTCGTGGAGCTGACGTTCACGATGGGCCGGGTCTCGCCGCACCCCATGGAGCCGCGCGGCGTGGTGGCCTCGTACGCCGACGACGAGCTGACCGTGCACATCTCCTCGCAGGCGCCGCACCAGGTGCGCGAGCACCTGGCGGAGGCGTTCGGGCTCTCCCACGACCGGGTACGCGTCATCAGCCGCGACACGGGCGGCGGGTTCGGCGGCAAGGAGCACGTCTACCCGGACGAGGCGCTCGTCTGCCTGGCCTCGATGCGCCTGGGCCGGCCGGTGAGCTGGTCGGAGTCGCCGGGCGACCGGCTGGTCGCCACGCTGCCGTCGCGGGCCGCCGTGCACCGGGCGCGGCTGGCGCTCGACGGGGACGGGCGGTTCGTGGCGATGTACGTGGACCTGGTCGGCGACCTCGGCGCGCATCCCTCGAACGTGGGCGCGTCGACCTTCGCGGTGACGGCCACCCTGCTGCCGGGGCCGTACCGGTTCGACCGGGTGGCGGTACGCGTGCGCGGCGTCGTCACGAACACCACGCCGACCGGCTCCTACCGCGGGTTCGGCCAGCCGGAGGGCAGCCTGACCAGGGAGCGGCTGATCGACGAGGCGGCGCGCAGGCTGGGGATCGACCGGGTCGAGCTGCGGCTGCGCAACATGCTGGGGCCCGCCGAGCTGCCGTACACGAACCGCGTCTACCAGCGCTACGACTCCGGCGACTACCCGAACGCCCTGCGTACCCTGCGCGACCTGATCACCCCGGTTGAGAAGGCAGACGGGCGCAGGCGCGGCATCGGCTACTCCTGCCATGTGGAGACCACGGGCATGGGTCCCTCGAAGGAGTTCAGGGACACCGGCATCCAGGCGGGCGGCTACGAGACGGTGTTCCTGCGCATGGAGCAGGACGCGTCCGTGGTCGTGTCGTCGGGGGTGGTGTCGATAGGGCAGGGCATCGAGACGGCGCTGGCCCAGCTCGCGGCCGACCGGGTGGGGGTGCCGATCGAGCGGGTACGGGTGGTGCTGGGGGACACGGCGGCCACGCCGTACTCGTCGGTCGGGTCGATCGCCAGCCGCTCGCTCGTGGTCGGCGGCGGGGCGCTCACGCGGGCCGCGGAGCGGCTGCGCGGCAAGCTCGTGGCCCTGGCCGCGCACCGCCTGGAGGCGGCCCCCGGCGACCTGGAGATCGCCGACGGCGCGGTGCGGGTGAAGGGCGACCCGGCGGCGTCCCTCACGCTGCGGGAGCTGGCCACGTCGGCGTGGCGCGGCTGGGACCTCCCGGACGGGGTCGAGCCGGGCCTGGAGGAACGGGTCAGCTACGACCCCGACGCCTACACGTTCGCCTACGGGGCCCACGCGGCCGCCGTGGCCGTGGATCCGGAGACCGGGGCCGTCGAGGTCGAGCGCTACTGGGTCGTCAACGACGCCGGGGTGCTGGTCAACCCGGCCGTCGTGGAGGGCCAGATCCGCGGCGGCGTGGTCCAGGGGATCGGGCAGGCGCTCACCGAGGAGATCGTCTACACCCCCGAAGGCCAGCCCATCACCGACTACTTCCTCCCGACGACGCGGGAGGTGCCGGACATCGAGGTCGTGATGCTGGAGACGCCGTCGCCGCTGACGCCCGGCGGGATGAAGGGAGTGGGGGAGTCGGGCACGATCGGCCCTCCGGCCGCCATCGCCAACGCCGTGGCCGCCGCCCTCCCGGAGATCGCCGGCCGGATCACCGACGTCCCCTTGACCCCGTACGCGCTCTGGTCCCTGCTCGCGGGGGTGGCCGAGACCTCGTGA
- a CDS encoding patatin-like phospholipase family protein, translating into MSKRALVLGGGGVAGIAWTTGVLAALADGGVDVTGADRIVGTSAGSAVAVQVTSGLPLSELLERQVDPALQTLELPSGVRMEELWAKLQEVYESTSDPVEQRRKIGALALAADTISEARRREVIEARLPVHEWPRRDLVIVAVEAAGGETRLFEPGSGVELVDAVAASCAVPGVWPCVTIDGVRYMDGGVRTSTNSDLAAGFERVLVLAPMPDVGEPSWAALDGRVEVIGPDADSLAAFGTDPLDPEVRTPSARAGYAQGRGAVAQVAALWE; encoded by the coding sequence ATGAGCAAGCGGGCACTGGTGCTGGGTGGCGGCGGGGTCGCCGGGATCGCGTGGACGACAGGTGTGCTGGCGGCGCTCGCCGACGGCGGTGTGGACGTAACAGGGGCCGACCGCATCGTCGGCACGTCGGCGGGCTCGGCGGTCGCCGTCCAGGTCACCAGCGGACTGCCGCTCTCCGAGCTGTTGGAGCGGCAGGTCGATCCCGCGCTCCAGACGCTCGAACTGCCCAGCGGGGTGCGGATGGAGGAGCTGTGGGCGAAGCTCCAGGAGGTCTACGAGAGCACGTCCGACCCGGTCGAGCAGCGGCGGAAGATCGGCGCGCTGGCGCTGGCCGCCGACACGATCAGCGAGGCCAGGCGGCGCGAGGTGATCGAGGCCCGGCTGCCCGTGCATGAGTGGCCGCGGCGCGACCTGGTGATCGTGGCGGTCGAGGCGGCCGGCGGCGAGACCCGGCTGTTCGAGCCCGGGTCGGGGGTGGAGCTGGTGGACGCGGTGGCGGCCAGCTGCGCGGTGCCCGGCGTGTGGCCGTGCGTGACGATCGACGGGGTCCGGTACATGGACGGCGGCGTGCGTACGAGCACCAACTCCGATCTCGCGGCCGGGTTCGAGCGGGTGCTGGTGCTGGCCCCGATGCCCGACGTCGGCGAGCCGTCCTGGGCCGCGCTCGACGGCCGGGTCGAGGTGATCGGGCCGGACGCCGACTCGCTGGCCGCCTTCGGGACCGACCCGCTCGACCCGGAGGTGCGCACGCCCAGCGCCCGAGCCGGTTACGCCCAGGGCCGCGGCGCGGTGGCCCAGGTGGCGGCGCTCTGGGAGTGA
- a CDS encoding WGR domain-containing protein — MTYLELSEDGGGSHKFYDVTVAGTRVTITYGRIGESGQTKVTDFPTEAKAQAAAAKKLGEKTRKGYAPAVRGVRQRRAVTHRAIPSTRSTAQQAPVLWRFDSGASAFGIFVDDERCWVGNQRGDVYTVTHSGTVTGRFKLPDGVKCIVADDFWIYAGCDDGRVYDLSGKVPRSAYEIAADVDIYWLDIHDGVLGVSDRAGGVTTIDYEDEFQWSRGVAGDSAWMVRCDEDSVYHGHSKGVARYDVQDGTPVWQTALGEQVLFGWQEAHSVYAGTARGSVGRVIRLAKGDGRIEAAYQCDGAVYSCATSPGGRHVFAGDNHSSVYCFDASGERLWKLATGCGSAFSMQFLDDRLYIVTTDGSLACIDASEAAIAAARAGSVPQPLDVKAAASLQVVEPSVTLETTTDTGDGVVVECFKEGERLRVRVVSPGFESWNVQFPKDIREAGARYLVDGVRSAGRGGFYRAYGDIRRLL; from the coding sequence ATGACCTATCTGGAGCTGTCAGAGGACGGCGGCGGATCGCACAAGTTCTACGACGTGACCGTGGCGGGCACCCGGGTCACGATCACGTACGGACGCATCGGCGAGAGCGGCCAGACCAAGGTCACCGACTTCCCCACCGAGGCCAAGGCCCAGGCCGCCGCCGCCAAGAAGCTCGGCGAGAAGACCCGCAAAGGATACGCCCCGGCGGTCCGCGGCGTGCGCCAGCGCCGGGCCGTCACCCACCGGGCCATCCCCAGCACCCGGTCGACCGCCCAGCAGGCGCCGGTCCTGTGGCGCTTCGACAGCGGGGCGTCCGCGTTCGGCATCTTCGTGGACGACGAGCGCTGCTGGGTCGGCAACCAGCGCGGCGACGTCTACACCGTCACCCACTCCGGCACCGTGACCGGCCGCTTCAAGCTGCCGGACGGCGTCAAGTGCATCGTGGCCGACGACTTCTGGATCTACGCGGGCTGCGACGACGGCCGCGTGTACGACCTGAGCGGCAAGGTGCCGAGGTCCGCGTACGAGATCGCCGCCGACGTGGACATCTACTGGCTCGACATCCACGACGGCGTGCTCGGCGTCTCCGACCGCGCCGGCGGGGTCACCACGATCGACTACGAGGACGAGTTCCAGTGGTCGCGCGGCGTCGCCGGCGACTCGGCCTGGATGGTCAGGTGCGACGAGGACTCGGTCTACCACGGGCACTCCAAGGGCGTGGCCCGCTACGACGTCCAGGACGGCACGCCCGTCTGGCAGACCGCCCTCGGCGAGCAGGTGCTGTTCGGCTGGCAGGAGGCGCACTCCGTCTACGCCGGCACCGCCCGCGGCTCCGTGGGCCGCGTGATCCGCCTGGCCAAGGGCGACGGCCGGATCGAGGCCGCCTACCAGTGCGACGGCGCCGTCTACTCCTGCGCCACCTCGCCGGGCGGCCGCCACGTCTTCGCCGGTGACAACCACTCGTCGGTCTACTGCTTCGACGCCTCCGGCGAGCGGCTGTGGAAGCTCGCCACCGGCTGCGGCTCCGCGTTCTCCATGCAGTTCCTGGACGACCGCCTCTACATCGTCACCACCGACGGCTCGCTGGCCTGCATCGACGCCAGCGAGGCGGCCATCGCCGCGGCCCGCGCGGGCAGCGTGCCGCAGCCGCTCGACGTCAAGGCGGCCGCCTCGCTGCAGGTGGTCGAGCCGTCGGTGACGCTGGAGACCACCACCGACACGGGCGACGGCGTGGTGGTGGAGTGCTTCAAGGAGGGCGAGCGGCTGCGGGTCCGCGTCGTCAGCCCCGGCTTCGAGTCGTGGAACGTGCAGTTCCCCAAGGACATCCGGGAGGCCGGAGCCCGCTACCTCGTCGACGGCGTGCGCTCGGCCGGCCGGGGCGGCTTCTACCGCGCGTACGGGGACATCCGCCGCCTGCTCTGA
- a CDS encoding polysaccharide lyase 8 family protein, with amino-acid sequence MYRPTRRSLLRLGGVTAAGVLGALGPAGPAYTPDDSFFRLRRRWREVTVGGGYDPAAEPYRTWLARLGRTAARHRDTMAPGRASLWPGQAFPSFVATPRRLRAMAQAYVLEGTGLTGDAGLAAAVAQGVDHYRRSVYADGAEATGNWWHWQIGVPKALLDAAVLVGLPEPLSAPLRDAVDHFVPERRLGQYRGNSTAANRVDLCLVMLLRAMLGSDHGKAALAASALAPLFRLVGEGDGFYRDGSFIQHTHVPYQGAYGVTLLSGLATMFAVLRGTPWEVSDQNVFDMVERSFAPFVRDGACMDLVRGRSVGRKPFGDHERGREIAAAVLLLGEGAPAAERARWHAMVKGWAVRGTYRPMLEHPEPAFHARLAAVVDDASVPAAEEPVGHRLLPMSARAVHRRPGWCAALSMASARIGHYEHGNGENLRGWHTGSGMLYWWAAGHGDQYSDDFWPTVDPYRLPGTTVSTKRLPDGAGGDWGDTCPPGRWVGGATDGTYATVGQHLNGLESTMEAFKSWFFLDDAIVCLGAGIAAEDGVPVETVVDNRRTGAALTVGESWAHLEGHGGYVVRGALRTLRERRAGGGVTRDYVTLWLDHGVDPRSAGYVYLLLPGAGQEETRARAADPGWVRVLANTDRLQAVHVPSLGLTAANFWDAGTAGGLTASAPCAVLVRGDALTVSDPRCDLDELTVTWAGETFTFDGRAGREGASTTVRLR; translated from the coding sequence GTGTACCGGCCAACCAGGCGCTCGTTACTCCGGCTCGGCGGCGTGACCGCGGCCGGGGTGCTCGGCGCGCTGGGGCCCGCCGGCCCCGCGTACACCCCGGACGACTCCTTCTTCCGCTTACGCCGCCGCTGGCGGGAGGTCACGGTGGGCGGCGGGTACGACCCGGCCGCCGAGCCGTACCGGACCTGGCTGGCCAGACTGGGCAGGACAGCCGCCCGCCACCGCGACACCATGGCACCCGGCCGCGCCTCGCTCTGGCCCGGCCAGGCGTTCCCCTCCTTCGTGGCCACCCCGCGGCGGCTGCGGGCCATGGCGCAGGCGTACGTGCTGGAGGGCACCGGCCTGACCGGCGACGCGGGGCTGGCGGCGGCGGTCGCGCAGGGCGTGGACCACTACCGGCGCAGCGTGTACGCCGACGGCGCCGAGGCGACCGGCAACTGGTGGCACTGGCAGATCGGGGTGCCGAAGGCGCTGCTCGACGCGGCGGTGCTCGTCGGGCTGCCCGAGCCGCTGAGCGCGCCGCTGCGGGACGCGGTCGACCACTTCGTCCCGGAACGGCGGCTCGGCCAGTACAGGGGCAACAGCACCGCGGCCAACCGCGTGGACCTGTGCCTGGTGATGCTGCTGCGGGCCATGCTCGGCTCCGACCACGGCAAGGCGGCGCTGGCGGCGTCCGCGCTCGCGCCGTTGTTCCGCCTCGTCGGCGAGGGCGACGGGTTCTACCGGGACGGGTCGTTCATCCAGCACACGCACGTGCCCTACCAGGGGGCCTACGGGGTGACGCTGCTGTCGGGGCTGGCGACGATGTTCGCGGTGCTGCGGGGCACGCCGTGGGAGGTCTCCGACCAGAACGTGTTCGACATGGTCGAGCGGTCGTTCGCCCCCTTCGTCCGCGACGGCGCCTGCATGGACCTGGTCCGCGGCAGGAGCGTCGGCAGGAAGCCGTTCGGCGACCACGAGCGCGGGCGGGAGATCGCCGCCGCGGTCCTGCTGCTGGGGGAGGGCGCCCCGGCCGCCGAGCGGGCGCGCTGGCACGCCATGGTCAAGGGCTGGGCGGTACGCGGCACGTACCGGCCGATGCTGGAGCACCCCGAGCCCGCCTTCCACGCCCGGCTGGCCGCGGTCGTGGACGACGCCTCCGTGCCCGCGGCCGAGGAGCCGGTCGGGCACCGGCTGCTGCCGATGAGCGCACGGGCCGTACACCGCAGGCCGGGCTGGTGCGCGGCGCTCAGCATGGCCTCGGCCAGGATCGGCCACTACGAGCACGGCAACGGCGAGAACCTGCGCGGCTGGCACACCGGCTCGGGGATGCTCTATTGGTGGGCGGCGGGCCACGGCGACCAGTACTCGGACGACTTCTGGCCCACCGTGGACCCTTACCGGCTGCCCGGGACGACCGTCTCCACCAAGCGGCTGCCCGACGGCGCGGGCGGCGACTGGGGCGACACCTGCCCGCCGGGCCGGTGGGTGGGCGGGGCCACGGACGGCACGTACGCCACCGTCGGCCAGCACCTGAACGGCCTGGAGAGCACGATGGAGGCGTTCAAGTCGTGGTTCTTCCTCGACGACGCGATCGTGTGCCTGGGCGCGGGCATCGCCGCGGAGGACGGCGTGCCCGTCGAGACGGTCGTCGACAACCGCAGGACCGGCGCCGCTCTGACGGTGGGGGAGAGCTGGGCCCACCTCGAAGGGCACGGCGGCTACGTCGTGCGCGGGGCGCTGCGCACGCTGCGCGAGCGCCGCGCCGGCGGCGGCGTGACCCGCGACTACGTGACGCTCTGGCTCGACCACGGCGTCGACCCGCGCTCGGCCGGATACGTCTACCTGCTCCTGCCCGGCGCCGGGCAGGAGGAGACCCGCGCGAGAGCCGCCGACCCCGGCTGGGTGCGCGTGCTCGCCAACACCGACCGCCTGCAGGCCGTCCACGTGCCCTCGCTGGGCCTCACCGCGGCCAACTTCTGGGACGCCGGGACCGCGGGCGGCCTGACCGCCTCGGCCCCGTGCGCGGTGCTGGTGCGCGGGGACGCGCTGACCGTGTCGGACCCCCGGTGCGACCTCGACGAGCTGACAGTCACGTGGGCGGGGGAGACGTTCACCTTCGACGGCCGGGCCGGCCGGGAGGGCGCCTCCACGACCGTGCGGCTCCGCTAG
- a CDS encoding Lrp/AsnC ligand binding domain-containing protein: protein MALAGRTVARTRSPAATPTGPANLMANVVCRDDAAFYRYLTESLGALPAIGRIETAPIIRTVKRFGAVLPL, encoded by the coding sequence GTGGCTCTCGCGGGGCGGACGGTCGCCAGGACCAGGAGCCCCGCCGCCACGCCGACCGGCCCCGCCAACCTGATGGCCAACGTCGTGTGCCGCGACGACGCGGCCTTCTACCGCTACCTGACCGAGAGCCTGGGCGCGCTGCCCGCGATCGGGCGCATCGAGACCGCGCCGATCATCAGGACCGTGAAGCGGTTCGGGGCCGTGCTCCCGCTCTGA
- a CDS encoding DUF418 domain-containing protein, with amino-acid sequence MPPENPDSRRRARISALDVIRGFALCGILLANVQPIAHVGDALVPVRHTAQSPGTMWMGLLVEQRFFPIFSLLFGIGFSLLLESAAGRATSPRLLLLRRLLVLLAIGLVHMFALWRGDILTIYAVVGLVVLLPSTWLPRWAVAGLAVALVAAALASGGGTALVPGLFLAGSALTRYGVIDRIERSAPVALTVLFAAGAAVALWLQAGTQDGSLAVGGLLTAGVYVCGLLVLLRTPLRPVLQAVFAPLGRMALTNYLSATVLVLVISRFVAGPPETWPVTTVLLIAGAILAGQWLVSTLWLRRFRYGPVEWLWRWATWLRRPAMQRIGEGARR; translated from the coding sequence CATCCGCGGCTTCGCGCTCTGCGGGATCCTCCTGGCCAACGTCCAGCCGATCGCCCACGTCGGCGACGCCCTCGTCCCCGTCCGGCACACGGCGCAGAGCCCTGGCACGATGTGGATGGGGCTGCTGGTCGAGCAGCGGTTCTTCCCGATCTTCTCGCTGCTGTTCGGCATCGGCTTCTCGCTGCTCCTGGAGTCCGCGGCGGGGCGCGCCACCAGCCCGCGACTGCTCCTGCTGCGCCGGCTCCTGGTGCTGCTCGCGATCGGCCTGGTGCACATGTTCGCGCTCTGGCGGGGCGACATCCTGACCATCTACGCCGTCGTCGGCCTGGTGGTGCTCCTGCCCTCGACCTGGCTGCCGCGCTGGGCCGTGGCGGGCCTCGCCGTCGCGCTCGTGGCCGCGGCGCTGGCCTCCGGCGGCGGGACCGCGCTGGTCCCCGGGCTGTTCCTGGCCGGCTCCGCGCTGACCCGGTACGGGGTGATCGACCGGATCGAGCGCTCCGCCCCCGTGGCGCTGACCGTGCTCTTCGCGGCCGGCGCGGCGGTCGCCCTGTGGCTGCAGGCCGGCACGCAGGACGGATCGCTCGCCGTCGGCGGGCTGCTGACGGCGGGCGTGTACGTGTGCGGCCTGCTGGTCCTGCTCAGGACGCCGCTCCGGCCGGTCCTGCAGGCCGTCTTCGCCCCGCTGGGCCGGATGGCGCTGACCAACTACCTGTCCGCCACGGTCCTCGTCCTGGTGATCTCCAGGTTCGTGGCCGGCCCGCCGGAGACCTGGCCGGTGACGACGGTGCTGCTGATCGCCGGGGCGATCCTCGCGGGCCAGTGGCTGGTCTCCACCCTCTGGCTGCGCCGCTTCCGGTACGGCCCCGTGGAATGGCTCTGGCGCTGGGCCACCTGGCTGCGCCGCCCGGCGATGCAGCGGATCGGGGAGGGCGCGCGCCGATGA
- a CDS encoding choice-of-anchor Q domain-containing protein gives MSDWNLRTGATTAALALVATTLATTVATGTASAAVGVYYVDSVNGNDSANGLSEATAWKTLTKATAAKLDPGSKLLLKRGSRWKGQQLAITESGNAQAPIVVDTYGTSSAKPIISGDNEACVSLDGSFIEVYNLQVGVPQDDGRCEWAGVKVTGNDNVVERNYITGAAAGVYIAPKAQRNAVTANDFVDNNFMSKNTEEPGNDDSGAFAILVQGDNTDIGWNEMRGSIASSYDYGLDGAAVEIFLGSGNRIHHNISVDNETFTELGTSHGVDENGNPEDPDGTSGNVFEYNVITGPKTGAALVTRGPQEPGEDPDPNGPVLGTVFRNNSVYLPQAGSQGVVCDAGCTNAHLSMSQNIIQVTAKTAYGPNVTDSHHNVFFGAAQHQMGGHDNITADPLFNLSNTANPLSLRAGSPAIDFGITKFSNNDVTGRAIDGSDGAVDAGAYEYDK, from the coding sequence ATGTCTGACTGGAACCTGCGGACCGGTGCGACCACGGCGGCGCTCGCGCTCGTCGCCACCACGCTCGCCACCACCGTGGCGACGGGCACCGCATCGGCGGCCGTCGGCGTCTACTACGTGGACTCCGTCAACGGCAACGACTCTGCCAACGGCCTCTCGGAGGCCACCGCGTGGAAGACCCTCACCAAGGCCACGGCGGCGAAGCTGGACCCCGGCTCCAAGCTGCTGCTGAAGCGCGGCAGCAGGTGGAAGGGGCAGCAACTCGCCATCACCGAGTCGGGCAACGCGCAGGCCCCGATCGTCGTGGACACCTATGGCACGAGCAGTGCCAAACCGATCATCTCCGGGGACAACGAGGCCTGCGTGAGCCTGGACGGCTCCTTCATCGAGGTCTACAACCTGCAGGTGGGCGTGCCCCAGGACGACGGCCGCTGCGAGTGGGCCGGCGTGAAGGTGACGGGCAACGACAACGTCGTCGAGCGCAACTACATCACGGGCGCCGCGGCCGGGGTCTACATCGCGCCGAAGGCGCAGCGTAACGCGGTGACGGCCAACGACTTCGTCGACAACAACTTCATGAGCAAGAACACCGAGGAGCCGGGCAACGACGACTCGGGCGCGTTCGCGATCCTCGTCCAGGGCGACAACACCGACATCGGCTGGAACGAGATGCGCGGCTCGATCGCGTCCAGCTACGACTACGGGCTGGACGGCGCGGCCGTGGAGATCTTCCTCGGCTCCGGCAACCGCATCCACCACAACATCTCGGTGGACAACGAGACCTTCACCGAGCTCGGCACCAGCCATGGCGTCGACGAGAACGGCAACCCCGAGGACCCCGACGGGACCTCGGGCAACGTCTTCGAGTACAACGTGATCACCGGCCCCAAGACCGGCGCGGCCCTCGTCACCCGCGGCCCGCAGGAGCCCGGCGAGGACCCCGACCCGAACGGGCCCGTGCTGGGCACCGTGTTCCGCAACAACTCCGTCTACCTGCCCCAGGCGGGCTCCCAGGGCGTCGTCTGCGACGCCGGCTGCACCAACGCCCACCTGTCGATGTCGCAGAACATCATCCAGGTCACGGCCAAGACCGCCTACGGCCCGAACGTCACCGACAGCCACCACAACGTGTTCTTCGGCGCCGCGCAGCACCAGATGGGCGGCCACGACAACATCACGGCCGACCCGCTGTTCAACCTGTCGAACACCGCCAACCCGCTGAGCCTGCGTGCCGGGAGCCCGGCCATCGACTTCGGGATCACCAAGTTCAGCAACAACGACGTGACCGGCCGGGCGATCGACGGCAGTGACGGCGCGGTCGACGCCGGGGCGTACGAGTACGACAAGTAA